A window from Bacteroidota bacterium encodes these proteins:
- a CDS encoding insulinase family protein has translation MKKMMMLMAGVLFMLAGIGQTKLVEKVEKKGTEIVIPYEKYVLPNGLTLVVHEDHSDPVVHVDITYHVGSAREEIGKSGFAHFFEHMMFQGSDHVKDEEHFKIVTESGGTLNGSTNRDRTNYFETVPSNQLEKMLWLEADRMGFLLDAVTQQKFEIQRSTVKNERGQNYDNRPYGLVFEKLSKNLYPYGHPYSWLTIGYIEDLNGVNVNDLKNFFLRWYGPNNATLTIGGDVTPAAVVKLVEKYFGSIPRGPEVKPVVVPAAILESDRYISYTDNYAKLPLLAVVYPTVPNYHPDMGALSCLAQVLGQGRNSVLYQQLVKKQLALQASGSSQLSELSGEFSFQFIPLPGKNLKDMDSLFRNALDSFEARGVTDDDITKFKGGIESQLINGLQSVAGKVSQLAAFQTFSGNPNKISDLLKMYAVVTKEDVMRVYNKYIKGKHAVFASVNTKGQETNIAKADNYKIDSTKYTAPDYGYAGLKYAKAKDAFDRSKKPGNGPNPVVKVPKFWRKDLPNGIKMIGSEATEVPSVTITITIPGGHLLQAKDTSKVGLASFFAGMMSEDTKNYTSEQMAVELQKLGSNISVGNATDGIVFTVTSLRKNIDKTLALLEERMFNPKFTQNAFTRIQKQTLEGFKSAKGQPAAIADEVIAKLNYGKDHILAMSEDGTEYTVKNMKIDDIQYYYDNFMTSQKTRVVVVGDIKQEEVLSKLGFLNKLPNKKVEIPAIATAPSVDQSKIFLVDVPKAAQTEFRVGYNTGLKYDATGEYFKAGLMNYALGGGFNSRLNLNLREDKGWTYGARSGFSSDEQTGDFEFSAGIRADATDSALIEVVKEMKGYASTGISDNEMTFMKSAIGQRDALRYETGAQKAGFIGNILKYNLPADYTDLQSKIVKGITKKEIDALSKKWINADKMNMLLVGDKAKVLAGLQKMGYQIIELDSDGKPVEKKAF, from the coding sequence ATGAAAAAAATGATGATGTTGATGGCCGGCGTTTTGTTTATGCTAGCCGGTATTGGCCAGACCAAGCTGGTTGAAAAAGTTGAAAAAAAGGGAACCGAGATCGTTATCCCTTATGAAAAATATGTTTTACCTAATGGACTTACGCTGGTGGTACACGAAGATCACAGTGACCCTGTGGTACATGTGGATATTACCTATCATGTGGGCAGTGCCCGTGAAGAAATAGGCAAAAGTGGTTTTGCGCATTTCTTTGAGCATATGATGTTCCAGGGAAGTGATCATGTGAAAGATGAAGAACATTTTAAAATAGTTACCGAAAGCGGCGGCACACTGAATGGCAGTACTAACCGTGACCGTACGAATTACTTTGAAACTGTTCCTTCCAACCAATTGGAGAAAATGTTGTGGCTGGAGGCTGATCGTATGGGTTTTTTACTGGATGCAGTTACTCAACAAAAATTTGAAATACAGCGTAGCACTGTGAAAAATGAAAGAGGACAGAACTACGACAACCGTCCTTACGGTTTAGTGTTTGAAAAACTTTCAAAAAATTTATACCCCTATGGCCATCCTTATTCATGGTTAACGATCGGGTATATAGAAGATCTGAACGGTGTTAATGTAAATGATCTGAAAAATTTCTTTTTAAGATGGTATGGCCCTAATAACGCAACACTTACAATTGGTGGTGATGTAACACCCGCTGCTGTTGTTAAATTAGTAGAAAAATATTTCGGTTCTATTCCCCGTGGACCAGAAGTAAAACCAGTGGTAGTTCCTGCTGCTATACTTGAAAGTGATCGTTATATTTCTTATACAGATAATTATGCGAAGCTTCCTTTACTGGCGGTAGTTTACCCGACTGTTCCTAATTATCATCCTGATATGGGTGCATTATCTTGTCTTGCACAAGTGTTAGGACAAGGAAGAAATTCAGTTTTATACCAGCAACTGGTAAAAAAGCAATTAGCTCTTCAGGCAAGCGGTAGCAGCCAGCTTAGCGAACTTTCAGGCGAATTTTCTTTCCAGTTCATTCCATTACCCGGAAAGAATTTAAAAGATATGGATTCATTGTTTCGTAATGCGCTGGATAGTTTTGAAGCGAGAGGCGTAACAGACGATGATATTACAAAATTCAAAGGCGGTATCGAATCACAACTGATAAATGGTTTGCAAAGTGTAGCTGGTAAAGTTTCCCAGTTAGCTGCATTTCAAACTTTTTCAGGCAATCCGAATAAAATATCTGACTTGCTGAAAATGTATGCAGTCGTAACCAAAGAAGATGTGATGAGGGTTTACAACAAATACATTAAAGGCAAACATGCTGTATTTGCAAGTGTGAATACAAAAGGACAGGAAACAAATATTGCCAAAGCAGATAATTATAAAATCGATTCTACAAAATACACAGCACCTGATTATGGTTATGCAGGGTTGAAATATGCAAAGGCAAAAGATGCATTTGACCGCAGCAAAAAACCTGGTAACGGCCCTAATCCTGTAGTGAAAGTGCCAAAATTCTGGCGCAAAGATCTGCCAAACGGAATTAAAATGATCGGTAGCGAGGCCACAGAAGTGCCGAGTGTTACGATCACTATTACAATTCCTGGTGGTCATTTACTACAAGCAAAAGATACTTCTAAGGTTGGTCTTGCTTCTTTCTTTGCTGGCATGATGAGTGAAGACACAAAGAATTATACATCAGAACAAATGGCTGTAGAATTACAGAAACTGGGAAGTAATATTTCTGTTGGTAATGCAACAGATGGTATTGTATTTACTGTTACATCGCTGAGGAAAAACATAGATAAAACATTAGCATTGCTGGAAGAAAGAATGTTTAATCCCAAATTCACACAAAACGCATTTACAAGAATACAAAAGCAAACACTCGAAGGTTTTAAATCAGCTAAAGGACAACCTGCTGCTATTGCTGATGAAGTAATTGCTAAACTCAATTATGGTAAAGACCATATCCTTGCCATGAGTGAAGATGGCACTGAATATACAGTGAAGAATATGAAGATCGATGATATTCAATATTACTACGACAACTTTATGACCTCTCAAAAAACAAGAGTAGTGGTAGTAGGCGATATCAAGCAAGAAGAAGTATTATCGAAACTTGGTTTCCTGAATAAGCTGCCAAATAAGAAAGTTGAAATACCCGCTATTGCTACAGCACCTTCGGTTGATCAGTCAAAAATATTTTTAGTGGATGTACCTAAAGCTGCTCAAACAGAATTCAGGGTTGGTTATAATACCGGCCTAAAATATGATGCAACAGGGGAATACTTTAAAGCTGGTTTAATGAACTATGCTTTGGGTGGCGGATTCAATAGCCGTCTGAATCTGAATTTGCGTGAAGATAAAGGATGGACCTACGGTGCAAGAAGCGGATTCAGCAGCGATGAGCAAACTGGTGATTTTGAATTCAGTGCAGGTATTCGTGCAGATGCTACAGACAGTGCATTAATAGAAGTAGTGAAAGAAATGAAAGGTTATGCTTCTACCGGCATCTCTGATAATGAAATGACATTTATGAAAAGTGCTATCGGTCAGCGTGATGCATTGCGTTATGAAACAGGTGCACAGAAAGCTGGTTTCATTGGTAATATTTTAAAATATAACCTGCCTGCTGACTATACCGATCTGCAGAGTAAAATTGTAAAAGGCATTACCAAAAAAGAGATCGATGCATTATCTAAAAAATGGATCAATGCAGATAAAATGAATATGCTATTGGTTGGCGATAAAGCAAAAGTATTAGCTGGCCTGCAAAAAATGGGCTACCAGATCATAGAACTGGACAGCGATGGCAAACCAGTAGAGAAGAAAGCATTCTGA
- a CDS encoding efflux RND transporter permease subunit: MKVLEGVTKKIKEFKPTSWSVDNSTAIYIIAVLITIYGLIKFNTMPKEQFPDIVVPTISVATIYVGNSPKDIENLVTRPIEKQLKGISGAKVKKVQSTSQADYSLIVVEFDTDVKTELAKQKVKDAIDKAKTDLPNDLTAQPDVQEFAFSEMPIMFVNVSGDYDGIKLKQYADKLQDHFEELPEITRAEIVGAPEREIQINVDPYKMTAARISFTDIENAVSRENRDITGGLIETGNMKRTLRVKGQFSSALDLQNIVVRSGNQGATVYLKDIAEIKDTIKEKESFARLDGKNVVTLNIVKRAGENLINAADKIKAMVTELQEKEELPKDLNVVITGDQSKLTKTSFTDLVNTIVIGFILVLIILMFFMGVTNAFFVALSVPLSVFVAFLFLPIADGIIGTSVTLNFIVLFALLFGLGIIVDDAIVVIENTHRIFNNGKVPIIKSAKAAAREVFIPVLAGTATTLAPFFPLLFWKGLIGKFMIYLPTILILTLAASLIVAFIFNPVFAVTFMKPEGKEFEKPKRTVFTSKWFWTFLIGGALLHLVAFHGTANFMLLMAILMVFNAYILNDVIHAFQHKALPGIMNSYEKLLRWVLKGWRPVAMFISLFGVFILSIIFLMMRGNKSTFFPVGDPNFIYVYLKMPVGTDVKYTDSITHILERRVQKVLEKELPSEKNPNGIVESIITNIAVSANNPRDNNRSIQPNLGRIQVSFVEYERRHGKETRPFMDEIRKQVQGIPGTSVEVAQEDGGPPTDPPVNVEVSGDNFESIAEIATKLLNYLDTNHIDGIENLQANVDLKNPEITINVNRERAMMEGLTTGQIGSEIRTAVFGKEVSKLKDGEDEYKIQLRYSDLKRSSITDLMNMHITFMDMTTMRVKSVPVSAVATIDYTSTTGGVKRKNIKRTIQLQSNVTDPTIVARVNKDLQNKIDDFKAKTKIPNDVTLKLTGQSEQEKETQQFLLTAFGIAIGMIFLILVLQFNSMSKPFIVITEIFFSVIGVLLGYAITGMTIATIMLLVGIVGLAGIVIKNGILLIEFTDELRGRGMRTREAAIRAGKIRIIPVLLTAVATILGLLPLAVGFNIDFISLFQNGNPDIFFGGSSVVFWGPLSWTIIFGLIFAFFLTLMMVPSMYLMAERLRRPMTKFYGGKFIAILGFLGPFFFVFVGIMYLGRAIQGKKVWMGKPKQVVKKV, from the coding sequence ATGAAAGTTTTAGAAGGAGTAACAAAAAAGATAAAGGAATTTAAACCAACCAGCTGGAGTGTTGACAATAGCACTGCTATTTATATAATTGCTGTTCTGATTACGATCTATGGATTGATAAAGTTCAATACCATGCCGAAAGAACAGTTCCCGGATATTGTAGTACCTACAATTTCAGTCGCCACTATTTATGTTGGTAATTCACCTAAGGATATTGAAAACCTGGTAACCCGTCCAATTGAAAAACAACTGAAAGGGATCTCCGGGGCCAAAGTGAAGAAGGTGCAAAGTACATCGCAGGCGGATTATAGCCTGATCGTGGTGGAGTTTGATACAGATGTAAAAACAGAGTTAGCCAAACAAAAAGTAAAAGATGCAATTGATAAGGCAAAAACAGACCTGCCGAACGATTTAACTGCACAGCCCGATGTACAGGAATTCGCATTTAGTGAAATGCCAATTATGTTCGTAAATGTGAGTGGTGATTATGATGGTATCAAATTAAAACAGTATGCAGATAAACTACAGGATCATTTTGAAGAACTGCCTGAAATAACAAGAGCAGAAATAGTTGGTGCGCCGGAACGTGAAATACAAATTAATGTCGACCCTTATAAAATGACGGCGGCACGGATAAGTTTTACGGATATTGAAAATGCCGTAAGCCGTGAGAACCGCGATATTACCGGAGGATTAATTGAAACCGGTAATATGAAAAGAACATTACGGGTGAAAGGACAGTTTTCCAGTGCGTTGGACTTGCAGAATATTGTGGTGCGTAGTGGTAATCAGGGAGCAACGGTTTACCTGAAGGATATTGCTGAAATAAAAGATACAATTAAAGAAAAAGAAAGTTTTGCACGGTTGGATGGAAAAAATGTTGTTACACTCAATATTGTAAAACGTGCAGGTGAAAACCTGATCAATGCTGCTGATAAGATAAAAGCAATGGTAACAGAATTGCAGGAAAAAGAAGAGTTACCTAAAGACCTCAATGTTGTAATTACCGGCGACCAAAGTAAGCTTACCAAAACATCATTTACAGATCTGGTAAATACTATCGTCATTGGTTTTATACTGGTATTGATCATCCTGATGTTTTTTATGGGGGTTACCAATGCGTTCTTTGTGGCATTAAGCGTACCGCTGAGTGTATTTGTAGCCTTTTTGTTTTTACCAATTGCTGATGGTATTATCGGAACATCCGTTACACTTAATTTCATTGTGCTATTTGCATTATTGTTTGGCCTGGGTATCATCGTTGATGATGCGATTGTTGTTATCGAAAACACACACCGTATTTTCAATAATGGTAAAGTGCCAATTATAAAAAGTGCAAAAGCAGCAGCACGTGAGGTATTCATCCCGGTACTTGCAGGTACTGCTACTACGCTGGCGCCGTTCTTTCCTTTATTATTCTGGAAAGGGTTGATCGGTAAGTTTATGATCTATCTGCCGACGATCCTTATTCTTACGCTGGCAGCATCATTGATCGTGGCCTTTATATTCAATCCTGTATTTGCTGTTACGTTTATGAAACCAGAAGGAAAAGAATTTGAAAAGCCTAAGCGTACAGTATTTACCAGTAAATGGTTTTGGACATTTCTTATTGGCGGAGCTTTACTGCACCTGGTTGCATTTCACGGAACAGCGAATTTCATGCTGCTGATGGCAATACTGATGGTCTTCAATGCATATATTTTAAATGATGTAATTCATGCATTTCAGCATAAGGCACTACCTGGTATAATGAACTCATATGAAAAGTTATTGCGATGGGTATTGAAAGGATGGAGACCGGTAGCAATGTTTATTTCCTTGTTCGGCGTGTTTATTTTATCAATTATTTTCCTGATGATGAGGGGAAATAAATCCACCTTCTTCCCCGTAGGTGACCCTAATTTTATTTATGTGTATTTAAAAATGCCGGTGGGTACTGATGTAAAATATACAGACAGTATTACGCATATACTTGAACGCAGGGTACAGAAAGTATTGGAAAAAGAATTGCCTTCTGAAAAAAATCCAAACGGAATTGTTGAAAGCATCATTACTAATATTGCTGTAAGTGCCAACAATCCCAGGGACAATAACAGGAGTATACAGCCAAATCTTGGAAGGATACAGGTTTCATTTGTTGAATATGAAAGACGGCATGGCAAAGAGACAAGGCCATTTATGGATGAAATAAGAAAGCAGGTACAAGGCATACCTGGCACCAGTGTGGAAGTTGCACAGGAAGACGGCGGGCCACCAACAGATCCCCCGGTGAATGTGGAAGTATCAGGAGATAATTTTGAAAGCATTGCAGAAATTGCTACGAAATTGCTCAACTATCTTGATACTAATCATATCGATGGTATTGAAAACCTGCAGGCCAATGTGGATTTAAAAAATCCTGAAATAACGATCAATGTTAACAGGGAAAGGGCAATGATGGAAGGATTAACAACCGGCCAGATTGGTAGTGAAATAAGAACTGCAGTGTTTGGTAAAGAAGTAAGCAAACTGAAGGATGGCGAGGATGAGTACAAGATCCAATTACGTTACTCTGACCTGAAGCGTAGTAGCATTACTGATTTAATGAATATGCATATCACATTTATGGATATGACTACGATGCGTGTAAAATCAGTTCCTGTAAGTGCTGTAGCTACGATAGATTATACCAGCACTACTGGTGGTGTAAAACGAAAGAACATTAAACGTACTATTCAACTGCAGAGTAATGTAACTGATCCAACTATCGTGGCTAGAGTAAACAAAGATCTTCAAAATAAGATCGATGATTTTAAGGCAAAAACAAAAATACCTAATGATGTTACATTAAAATTGACAGGGCAAAGTGAGCAGGAAAAAGAAACACAACAATTTTTGCTTACAGCATTTGGTATTGCCATCGGTATGATCTTCCTGATATTGGTATTACAATTCAACTCGATGAGTAAACCGTTTATCGTTATTACAGAAATATTTTTCTCTGTAATTGGTGTTTTGCTGGGTTATGCAATTACCGGTATGACGATTGCAACGATCATGTTACTGGTGGGTATTGTAGGTCTTGCGGGTATTGTAATTAAAAATGGTATCCTGCTGATTGAATTTACAGATGAACTTCGTGGAAGAGGTATGCGTACAAGAGAGGCCGCTATTCGTGCAGGTAAAATACGTATCATCCCGGTATTATTGACTGCAGTGGCAACCATTTTAGGTTTGTTACCGTTGGCAGTTGGCTTTAATATCGATTTCATTTCATTGTTTCAGAATGGCAACCCTGATATTTTCTTTGGTGGTAGTAGCGTTGTATTCTGGGGTCCGCTTTCATGGACGATCATTTTTGGTCTCATCTTCGCATTTTTCCTAACGCTAATGATGGTGCCGAGCATGTACCTGATGGCAGAAAGATTACGCAGGCCGATGACTAAATTTTATGGTGGAAAATTCATTGCCATTTTAGGATTTTTAGGACCATTTTTCTTCGTGTTTGTTGGAATAATGTATTTAGGAAGGGCTATACAAGGGAAAAAAGTGTGGATGGGAAAACCTAAACAAGTAGTTAAAAAAGTATAG
- a CDS encoding efflux RND transporter periplasmic adaptor subunit translates to MKQIITITLSALSIALIVASCGNSAKEEKGKATDLKVKLERLKKDKAKLDAEIHSVEEAITKADPTAANKAALVGVTPVTQQDFVHYIELQGKVEAENMVAVTPRGMGGQAKEVYVKRGDAVKKGQLLVKLDDAVMLEQIESLKTQLSYAENIYNRQKNLWDQGIGTEVQLITAKNNVDGLNKQMATLTENWKTSFVYAPMSGTAEVVNLKAGEIFNGFTVSGPQIVIINDGNMRVITDVPENYVANIKKGTPVEIVVPDLNNTVVKSSISLIGASINPNSRGFTTEVKVPSTSGLKINQVALVRFKDYSAPNAISVPVNVIQTDESGKYVYVAAKEGNVTKARKKTVNVGGVYNGMAEIKMGLTPTDQIITEGYQNVYDGQTITTGTN, encoded by the coding sequence ATGAAACAAATAATAACCATTACGCTGTCGGCCCTTTCAATCGCATTGATCGTTGCTTCATGCGGTAACAGTGCCAAAGAAGAAAAAGGGAAGGCAACCGATCTGAAAGTAAAACTGGAACGACTGAAAAAGGACAAGGCAAAACTCGATGCCGAAATACACAGTGTGGAAGAGGCAATAACAAAAGCCGACCCAACGGCAGCTAATAAAGCAGCATTGGTAGGCGTAACACCGGTTACGCAACAAGACTTTGTGCATTACATCGAGCTGCAGGGGAAAGTTGAAGCAGAAAATATGGTAGCTGTAACGCCGAGAGGTATGGGTGGACAGGCTAAAGAAGTATATGTGAAAAGAGGAGATGCTGTAAAGAAAGGCCAGTTGCTGGTAAAATTAGATGATGCTGTAATGCTTGAGCAGATAGAAAGTTTAAAAACGCAATTGAGCTATGCTGAAAATATTTATAACCGCCAGAAAAATTTATGGGACCAGGGAATAGGAACTGAGGTACAGTTGATAACTGCGAAAAATAATGTAGATGGACTCAATAAACAAATGGCAACATTGACAGAAAACTGGAAAACAAGTTTTGTATATGCGCCGATGAGTGGTACTGCAGAAGTAGTGAACCTGAAAGCCGGGGAAATATTTAATGGCTTTACAGTTAGCGGTCCGCAGATCGTAATTATCAATGATGGTAATATGAGAGTGATTACCGATGTGCCGGAAAATTATGTAGCGAATATTAAAAAAGGAACACCTGTTGAAATCGTAGTTCCTGATCTGAACAACACAGTTGTAAAATCATCTATCAGCCTGATTGGTGCATCTATTAATCCAAACTCAAGAGGCTTTACTACCGAAGTAAAAGTGCCTTCAACATCCGGGTTGAAAATAAACCAGGTTGCATTAGTACGGTTTAAAGATTATTCTGCGCCCAATGCTATCAGTGTTCCTGTAAATGTGATACAGACAGATGAAAGCGGGAAATATGTATATGTAGCCGCTAAGGAAGGTAATGTGACCAAGGCCAGAAAGAAAACAGTAAATGTTGGCGGAGTATATAACGGCATGGCAGAAATTAAAATGGGTCTTACTCCAACTGACCAGATCATTACTGAAGGATACCAGAATGTTTATGACGGACAAACAATTACGACTGGTACAAACTAA
- a CDS encoding TolC family protein — protein MKRFSLINLATILVFGSQAQTQQPVVVHQFTVREAVAYAFQNVADIKNAKIDYKISEARNKEITSAAYPQVSGNLQGNHYLSLPQIQFPDATELAVYDVLKTEGVKDGSGNTITNSGELKFRSFSFLQPWNVNAGLNVEQLLFEPQVFVGLQARKTLLESSDLQIKVAEDGLREAVYKNYYAVLIAQTQLKYIQESIKRLEKLTSDMDIMLKNGFAERLDIDKTMVTLNNTRTSERQLKNQIASGYSNLKMTLGINQVDTLLLKDSLSIQLIKDGLLDESFSYENRNEIKLLNTAKELQAYDVKRWKLSYYPTVAAFYGYQYNGQRRGGDVGGSQPWFWYSQSQVGLSVNVPIFDGFNKKYKIQQAELNIEKTESTIDQTKKGIDMERTVAKNTLHDALLNLDMQEENMQLSQKVFTTVKKKYEQGIGSSFELIQADTDLQQSQSNYFRALYTAMLAKVTYLRALGKLGNLGN, from the coding sequence ATGAAAAGGTTCAGTTTAATTAATCTTGCTACAATTCTTGTTTTCGGTTCACAGGCACAAACTCAGCAGCCGGTTGTCGTACACCAGTTTACCGTAAGGGAAGCTGTTGCGTATGCATTCCAAAATGTAGCAGATATAAAAAATGCAAAGATCGACTATAAAATTTCTGAAGCAAGAAACAAAGAGATCACCAGTGCAGCCTATCCACAGGTAAGCGGCAATTTGCAGGGCAATCATTATTTGTCATTACCACAGATACAGTTTCCGGATGCAACGGAATTGGCCGTTTATGATGTGCTCAAAACAGAAGGAGTAAAAGATGGCAGCGGCAACACAATTACCAATAGTGGGGAATTAAAGTTTCGCAGTTTTTCTTTCCTCCAGCCCTGGAATGTAAATGCCGGCCTGAATGTGGAGCAATTATTATTTGAACCCCAGGTATTCGTTGGTTTGCAGGCCAGAAAAACATTGCTTGAATCAAGCGACTTGCAGATAAAAGTAGCAGAAGACGGATTGCGGGAAGCGGTATATAAAAACTATTATGCCGTGCTGATCGCCCAAACACAGTTGAAGTATATACAAGAAAGCATCAAACGGTTGGAAAAACTTACTTCAGATATGGATATTATGCTCAAAAATGGATTTGCAGAAAGACTGGATATTGATAAAACAATGGTAACGCTGAATAATACACGAACTTCTGAAAGACAACTGAAGAATCAAATTGCAAGTGGTTATTCAAATTTAAAAATGACATTAGGAATAAATCAAGTTGACACCCTTTTATTAAAAGACAGCTTGTCAATACAGTTAATAAAAGATGGATTATTAGATGAAAGTTTCAGCTATGAAAACCGCAATGAAATAAAGTTGCTGAATACAGCAAAAGAGTTGCAGGCTTATGATGTAAAAAGATGGAAGCTCTCATATTATCCTACGGTAGCTGCATTTTATGGTTACCAGTACAATGGCCAGCGTCGTGGTGGTGATGTTGGCGGTTCTCAACCATGGTTTTGGTATTCACAAAGCCAGGTTGGCTTAAGTGTAAACGTTCCCATTTTTGACGGCTTCAATAAAAAATATAAAATACAGCAGGCTGAGTTGAATATTGAAAAAACAGAAAGCACAATTGACCAGACAAAAAAGGGAATAGATATGGAGAGAACAGTTGCAAAAAATACATTGCACGATGCACTGCTCAATCTCGATATGCAGGAAGAGAACATGCAACTTTCGCAAAAGGTATTCACCACAGTAAAGAAAAAATACGAACAGGGAATTGGTTCCAGCTTCGAATTAATACAAGCTGATACGGATCTGCAACAGTCGCAGTCTAATTATTTCAGGGCATTATACACCGCCATGCTTGCAAAAGTGACTTACCTGAGAGCATTAGGTAAATTAGGAAATTTAGGAAATTGA
- a CDS encoding TetR/AcrR family transcriptional regulator, translated as METLATKKVSIVLCPEIEKMEIKDRIKEKAHEMVMMYGFRSVSMDDIANALGMSKKTIYQYYADKDELVDAVVVDELNKTQHDCETCKLNAKDAVEEMVLTMIQIHDQFQNMNPVILYDMQKFHSGAFQKFLKHKNEYLYKVIRQNIERGVKEELYRSDLNIDVLSKFRLESMLIAFNLHVFPPGKYRLVELTEIIMENFVFGLATLKGHKLFIKYRNELTKKTISA; from the coding sequence ATGGAAACTTTGGCAACAAAAAAAGTTTCCATAGTTTTGTGTCCCGAAATTGAAAAAATGGAAATTAAAGATCGTATAAAAGAAAAGGCTCACGAAATGGTGATGATGTATGGCTTCCGCTCAGTGAGTATGGATGATATAGCCAATGCATTGGGCATGAGCAAAAAAACTATTTATCAATATTATGCCGATAAGGATGAACTCGTGGATGCTGTGGTGGTGGATGAGTTGAATAAAACACAACATGATTGTGAGACATGTAAACTGAATGCAAAAGATGCTGTAGAAGAAATGGTATTGACCATGATCCAGATTCACGACCAGTTTCAGAATATGAACCCGGTGATACTTTATGATATGCAAAAGTTTCACTCCGGGGCTTTTCAAAAATTCCTTAAGCATAAAAATGAGTACCTGTACAAAGTGATCCGGCAGAATATTGAAAGAGGTGTTAAGGAAGAACTCTACCGCTCAGATTTAAATATCGATGTGTTGAGTAAGTTCCGGCTGGAGAGTATGCTTATTGCATTTAATCTTCATGTATTTCCACCGGGCAAATACCGCCTCGTAGAATTAACAGAAATCATTATGGAAAATTTTGTGTTCGGGTTAGCTACACTTAAAGGCCATAAACTATTTATAAAGTACAGAAACGAATTAACTAAAAAAACTATTTCCGCATGA